A window of Malania oleifera isolate guangnan ecotype guangnan chromosome 5, ASM2987363v1, whole genome shotgun sequence contains these coding sequences:
- the LOC131156323 gene encoding large ribosomal subunit protein uL13w, which translates to MVSGSGICARQVVVDARHHMLGRLSSIVAKELLNGQKVVVVRCEEICLSGGLVRQKMKYLRFLRKRMNTKPSHGPIHFRAPAKILWRTIRGMIPHKTKRGAAALERLKAYEGVPPPYDKKKRMVIPDALKVLRLQAGHKYCLLGQLSKEVGWNHYDTIRELEESRKERAQVAYQRKKQLTKLRVKAEKAAEEKLGSQLDILAPVKY; encoded by the exons ATGGTGTCGGGATCGGGGATTTGTGCGCGGCAGGTGGTTGTGGATGCACGCCATCACATGCTGGGGCGGCTGTCGTCGATCGTGGCGAAGGAGCTGCTCAATGGCCAGAAGGTGGTGGTCGTGCGGTGCGAGGAGATCTGTCTCTCCGGTGGCCTTGTCCGTCAGAAGATGAAGTATCTCCGCTTCCTTCGCAAACGCATGAACACCAAACCCTCTCATGGTCCCATCCACTTCCGTGCTCCGGCCAAGATCCTTTGGCGCACCATCCGCGG GATGATTCCACATAAGACGAAGCGTGGAGCTGCAGCGTTGGAGAGGTTGAAGGCGTACGAAGGGGTTCCTCCGCCTTACGATAAGAAGAAGAGGATGGTCATTCCTGATGCTCTCAA GGTTTTGAGGCTTCAAGCTGGGCACAAGTACTGCTTGTTGGGACAGCTTTCAAAGGAGGTTGGATGGAACCATTACGACACTATCAGG GAACTGGAGGAGTCGAGAAAGGAGAGGGCCCAGGTGGCATATCAGAGGAAGAAGCAGCTCACCAAACTCAGGGTGAAGGCGGAGAAAGCAGCGGAGGAGAAGCTCGGATCCCAGTTGGATATCTTGGCTCCTgtgaaatactga